The genomic window TCGATCGGCGCAGCGGCGACGACGGCCTGCGCGAGGGGATGGGCGACCCCTGTCTCCGCACGCGCCGCCAAATCCAGCACCTGCGCTGCGGACCAGCCGGGGCAGGGCGCGATGGCGACCACTTCGGGGCGGCCCAGGGTGAGGGTCCCGGTCTTGTCCAAAAACACAGTGCGCAGCCCGGTCATGCGATCGACCACGCCAGGATCGGAGAACCGCACACCGTGTTCGGCGGCTTTGGCCGAGAGCCGCGCCTGAGCCAGGGGCGCGGCCAGGGCCAGAGCGCAGGGGCAGGCCGCCAGGAGCACGACCAAACCACGCATCACCGCCTCGCCGACGTCGGCCGTGAGCGCCAGTGTCGCCGCCGTCACCAGGACGGACGCCAGGATCAGGCCCTGGGTCAACGCGCCGGCCAGACGGGCGATCCGGTCCTCGTCACCGCCGCGCGTCGCCAGTTCGAGGGCCACCCGTCCGCCCATCCGATCCACGTCTCGATCCCCGGCGTCGCGGTCGACCGAGACTTCGATCATCCGGTCGAGGTTCACGGCCCCCGCGCTGATGCGATCCCCGGGAGTGATGGCGCGCGGCGCGGACTCGCCGTTCAGCACGGCCGCATTCAGACGGCTCTCGCCGGCCACAACCCGGCCGTCGACGGTCGCCACGGCGCCGGCGGGGATCCGCACGCGATCGCCGAGGCGAAGGCTGGCGTTGGGCGCCGCCTGCCAGCCGTCCGCCTCCCGCCAGACCAGGGCCGTGTCGTCGAACAGACGGCCCATGGCCACCACGGCCTGGGCGGCCCCGCGCCGGATGTGGGTCTCGATCAGACGTCCGGTCAGAAGCAGCGTGATCAGCATCACCGCCGTGTCGAAGTAGACGTGACGATCGCCGGCCATCAGATGAACGAGCGAGGCCGACACGGCGCCGCCGACGCCGAGCGTGACCAGGAGGTCGAGCCCGGGCGCGCGCAGGCGCACGGATCGGATCGCCATGCGGCCGATGTCCCAACCGCCATAGAGGAGCGCCGGCAGGGCCAGCAGACCGCTGGCGACGGCCAGTCTCCAGGCGAGATCCGCACCGAGGCTCGGCGTCACATAGAGCACGATCGCCGCGACCATCGCCCACATGCCGAAGGCGACGGAAACGGCGAGCCTGAGCGTCAACTGGCGGATCTGACCGTCGAACCGGTCCACCGCATCCTGGGGGTCGGCGCGCTCGATCAGGCGATAGCCGGCCTGACGGACGACGGTTCGAAGATGCGCGAGGTCGCAGCGCTGGGCTTCCCATCGGACCAGGGCCGAGGCGGAGAGGTGATGGACCCGGGCGAGGAGGACGCCGGGGGTTTCGCCAAGCCGACGCTCCAGACCCCGCGCGCACCCGCCGCAAAAGAGGCCGTCGACGGCGAACAGTTGTTGGCGCGGTTCCGCGCTCAAGGCCGAGCGCGGGTGGTCGGTTCAGGCGTGCCCACCCCGATCAGACGGCCCTGATAGGTCCGCCCGTAAAACGTTTCCTCGCCGCCGTGGTTTTTTTGCGCCGTCTCCTGCACCGTGCCGGTCTGGCGAGGGTCCTTGGGCCGCTCTTGGCTGTTGATGAAGGCGGCGACATCCCAGGCCTGCTGGTCGGTGAGACGATCGCTCTGGCCAAGCGGCATATTGGCCTTGATGAAGCCGGCGGCGGTGTTCACCCGCGCCATGCCGGCCCCCCAGTTATAGGACCGGGGTCCCCAGAGCGCCGGGAAGACCGGGCGCCCATTGAGGTCGTATTGCCCCTGGCCGTCCGCCCCGTGGCAGGTCGCGCAGTTGGCGGCGTAAACCTGTCTCCCTCGCGCCGGGTCGTATCCCGCTGCGGTTTTTTCAAGCTCCGGATAGCCGGCGCCCTCCAGGTCCACGCCCGTCGGGGCCCCGCTGGCGAGCCAATGCATATAGATCTGCAGGTCTTTGTAGACGTCGTCCCCGGGCGGCGGCGGTCCTCCGGTCGGCGAATGCTGGGCGTTCATGGAATAGGTGAAACAGCCCTTCACCCGGTCTTCCATGGTGTTGATCTGCTTATTCTTGGACCGATATTTGGGATAGACGGTCCAGGCCGCCCACATGGGCGCCGAGTTGGGCCGTCGGCCGCCGTCGAGATGGCAGTTCGAGCACGACAGGTTGTTGCCCACGAAATCCGAGGCATTGGCTGACGTGTTCATGAAGATCGCCTGGCCGCGTCGGATCGCATCACCTTCCGGTCCGTCGGGAATGGCGCTGTCCGGCGGCGGCTGGAACAGGGCCGCATTGACCTTGTCGTCGCCGTCGGCTTCGCCGGCCTTGCGATCCCGCAACCAACCCGCGTCAAAGGCGTAGGCGGCGATCGCAAACAGGGCGAAGCCGCCGCCGACGGCGTAGATCACATCGCGGGCGAACCGGCCCTTGGCGGGCCGGTCCTGCGGAGCGGGAGGCGGAGCGTCGTCATCCATGGTCATCGCCTTTCATTATCGGAAACGGCCGGCACCGGCGGAAGGGTTGCAAGATAGTCGGCGACCGCGCGGCGGTCTGCGTCGGACAGATTGCGCGCGACCTCGTTCATCAACTGGACGTCGGAGTTGTCGCGCTCGCCCCCGACCCAGGCGGCCAGCTGAGAGGCCGTATAGGCGGGGTGCTGGGCGGCCAGGGAGGGGAAGTTCGGCGCCACGCCGAAGCCCGACGGGCCGTGGCAGCTGAAACAGGCGGGAAGGTTCTTGGACCAGTCGCCGTGCAGCGCCAACTGCTCCCCGCGCGCCATGTCTCCGCCCAGCTCCGGCTGCGCGGTGGAAGGCGTGCGAAGCGCCGAATAATAACGCGCGAGACCG from Brevundimonas fontaquae includes these protein-coding regions:
- a CDS encoding c-type cytochrome — its product is MDDDAPPPAPQDRPAKGRFARDVIYAVGGGFALFAIAAYAFDAGWLRDRKAGEADGDDKVNAALFQPPPDSAIPDGPEGDAIRRGQAIFMNTSANASDFVGNNLSCSNCHLDGGRRPNSAPMWAAWTVYPKYRSKNKQINTMEDRVKGCFTYSMNAQHSPTGGPPPPGDDVYKDLQIYMHWLASGAPTGVDLEGAGYPELEKTAAGYDPARGRQVYAANCATCHGADGQGQYDLNGRPVFPALWGPRSYNWGAGMARVNTAAGFIKANMPLGQSDRLTDQQAWDVAAFINSQERPKDPRQTGTVQETAQKNHGGEETFYGRTYQGRLIGVGTPEPTTRARP
- a CDS encoding heavy metal translocating P-type ATPase; its protein translation is MSAEPRQQLFAVDGLFCGGCARGLERRLGETPGVLLARVHHLSASALVRWEAQRCDLAHLRTVVRQAGYRLIERADPQDAVDRFDGQIRQLTLRLAVSVAFGMWAMVAAIVLYVTPSLGADLAWRLAVASGLLALPALLYGGWDIGRMAIRSVRLRAPGLDLLVTLGVGGAVSASLVHLMAGDRHVYFDTAVMLITLLLTGRLIETHIRRGAAQAVVAMGRLFDDTALVWREADGWQAAPNASLRLGDRVRIPAGAVATVDGRVVAGESRLNAAVLNGESAPRAITPGDRISAGAVNLDRMIEVSVDRDAGDRDVDRMGGRVALELATRGGDEDRIARLAGALTQGLILASVLVTAATLALTADVGEAVMRGLVVLLAACPCALALAAPLAQARLSAKAAEHGVRFSDPGVVDRMTGLRTVFLDKTGTLTLGRPEVVAIAPCPGWSAAQVLDLAARAETGVAHPLAQAVVAAAPIDDAVVVGGRRLDRGAETTLADGAHIHVGGVPSLEGETRLRVTLDGLAIGDLLLADALDPSAADGVARLKRRGLRVVMATGDAEGPALAVAQRIGLDASAVHWGCTPADKADRVRNTSGAVLFVGDGVNDAPALTAAACGVSVARAHPAATATAAIVILRGGLEQVDVALSLADETRRTIRQNVVLALAYNIVVLPLAALGLLSPLGAAVAMTASSLLVMLNALRGPRTRLLCVTSSLGMGR